AATTAGCCAATCAATCGAAGAGTGAATTTCTCGCCAATATGAGCCATGAGATTCGGACTCCGATGACAGCGATCCTGGGCTTTACCGACGTCCTGCTTGGGAGTGTCGTCAAACCAGAGGATATTGATTCTGTAAAAACAATTAAACGGAATGGTGAAAGCCTCATCGGGCTGATCAATGATATTCTCGATTTATCTAAAATCGAAGCAGGGAAACTGGATGTGGAGCATATAAACTGCTCTGCAAGCCAGGTTGTAGCAGACGTAGCCTCGTTGATGAGAGTCCGCTCAACCTCGAAAGGATTAGATTTAAAGGTCAGGTTTGATGGTCCGATTCCGGAGACGATCTGTTCTGATCCTACCAGGCTGCGACAGGTGTTGATAAATCTTGTCGGTAATGCGATCAAGTTTACGGAAACAGGAGCGATTGAAATCGTCGTTCGACTGTTGAATGGAGCAGAGGATGAACCCCAACTGCAGTTTGATGTCATTGATAGTGGGATTGGGATTCCCAAAGAAAAAATCGAAAAACTCTTTTCATCATTTACCCAGGCCGATGGCTCGACGACGCGTCAGTTTGGCGGAACAGGCCTGGGATTGACGATCAGCAAACGACTTGTGGAACTTCTGGGAGGCACGGTTTCTGTGAGTAGTCAAGTCGGTGAGGGGAGTACGTTTTCTGTGACAACTGCCACTGGACCATTAGACGGTATCAAAATGGTTCAATGCTCTGCTGAATCCGTACTGAAGGAGGGAGACACCCAGGAATCGGCGGTTGTTCACTCTGTGTCATCACTGCACGGCTGCCGGATTCTGTTTGCGGAAGATGGTCCCGACAATCAACGGCTGATCAGCTTTGTATTGAAAAAGGCAGGAGCTGAGGTCACTGTGGTCGATAATGGCCAGATCGCTGTGGACGCGGCAAGAAATGCATTGGAAGACGGGCATCCATTTGATGTGATCCTGATGGATATGCAGATGCCTGTTCTGGATGGTTATGCCGCAACGCGGCGGCTGCGAAATATGGGGTACTCTAGACCCATTATTGCTCTCACCGCGCATGCAATGTCAACAGACCAGCAAAAATGTCTGGATGCAGGCTGCGATGACTATGCTACCAAGCCGATTAACCGGAAAAAACTGATTCGAAAAATTGTCAGTCAAGTCAAACAGACACAGGATCTCAGGCCTGCATAATCTGTTTCTTCAAGTTCTTCAAGTAGTCCAGGGCAGATCGTGATGGGGTTCCCAAATCGGATAGGGTCTGCTATGGTTCCGTAACGTGTTTCCATCGATTCATCGTTCCCTGTGCCTTTTTCGCCGGTTTATGAATACGTCCCTCATTCATTTTCGACAGCAGTCTTCCAACCATCGACCGGGTTTCACCATTCTGGAACTGCTGGTCGTGATGGCGATTGTGGGTCTGCTGGTTGGATTGATTTTGCCCGCCGTAAATTCCGCGCGGGAGTCGGCGCGTAAGATTCAGTGCGTGAATCATCTGCACCAGATTGGGACCGCTTTACATAACTACCATGATGTGTACCGCCGCTTACCGGCTGGATGGCGACTTGATGCTTCCAGGGAAACGGCTTTTGGCTGGGCCGCGAGTCTGCTGCCATTTCTGGAGCAGTCGAATTTAGCGTCCCTGATCGATTTTCAGTCATCGGTGGATGCGGCGGGCAATGCCGTTTCGAGAACCGTCACGCCGGCTTTTTATCGCTGTCCGTCAGATGTGGCCGAGGATTTGTTTACTCTGTTTGAAGAACATGAAGAAGGTCATGAAACCTCGGGGCTGCAGTCTCATTCAAGACTGATTGATTTGCCGAGCGCCAATTATGTGGGCGTGTATGGGACCAGTGACCCGGATGCGATCGCCAGTCAACCAGGGGATGGGGTTTTTGTCGCCAACCGGTTTCTGCGGTTTACTGAATTTCAGAACGGTTTAAGCAATATTCTTATGGTGGGAGAACGCACCGCGCGGAAGTTACCTTCGACCTGGCTGGGGATTGTGATGGAGGGGGAAGATTCCAAAGGGCGGATGGTCGGATTTGCCTATGCTGGTCCCAATCGGCGCGATGCAGACGAATGCGAATTTGACAGTCGACATCCTGGTTGTGCGAATTTTTTGTGGGGTGACGGGCATGTGAAATCAATCTCCGATTCGATTGACGCGGCTACCTATCGGCGATTTGCGAAGCGCCACTGAGTCTGCCTGGTCTGGCTTCTTTTTCTGCTGTTATCAAGGCACTCTGATGTGATGAGAGGCTCTCGATTTGGGATTGCCGTTCGTTCTTGTATTGACAAAAAGGGGCGCGTTCACGATGATTTGTCTCTGGTAATACTATATTGATAGTAGTTTTGGGGGCGGCTCAAAACGCAAAGGAATGTGAATCACACAGCGACGCGAATTGAACAGAATATGAATTTTCAGGTTCGCAAACGAGAACCAGAGCTGATGGATCAGCCAGGCTTGTCAGAGCGTGAGCATGGCTCTGCTTTAAACGGACTGCGGCGCGTGAACTGGTGGAGCCGCAGCAGTGCGATCTTATGGCCCTCGATTCAGAAGCTGTCGCACACGGTCGAGCAGCGTCCCTTGCGAATTCTGGATATTGCCAGTGGTGGCGGTGATGTCGCGTTGAATCTCGCACAACGGGCGCAGCGCGCCGGGATTGCGGTCGAAGTAGATGGTTGTGATATCAGCCCGTACGCCGTGAAGCATGCGTCGGATCTGGCGGCGCGGATGCAGCTGGAACAGGTGCAGTTTTACGAACGCGATATTCTGCAGGAACCGGTGGACCGGCAATATGATGTGGTGATGTGCTCTCTGTTTCTGCATCATCTGGATGAAGCACAATCCGTGCAGTTATTCAATATTATGTCCAAGACCACCCGGCATCTGGTGCTGGTCAATGATTTAAGACGGTCTCGGGTCGGCTATTGGCTGGCCTGGGCGGGCTGTCGATTGTTAACCCGCTCTCCGATTGTGCATACTGACGGACCGCTGTCTGTCGCGGGCGCGTTTACGATGGAGGAAGCGGCCGACTTAGCTCGGCAAGGCGGTTTGAGCGGCTTTCAAATGTCGCGGCACTGGCCACAACGCTGGTTACTCGAATGGAGTCGAACATGACTCTCTCTCACGCAATCAGTATGGAGGAGGCCTGCAGCAGTGACTGGGATGTGGTGGTGATCGGTGCGGGGCCGGCTGGCACGGTCGCAGCCCGTCAGTTAGCACTGCAGAATTGGCGTGTTTTATTGATTGAGCGGAAGGCGTTTCCCAGATACAAAGTTTGCGGCTGTTGCCTGAATCAACGGGCGATCTCCGCGTTACTGCAGATCGGGCTGGGTAATCTCCTGGAAGAGACAAATGCGGTTCCCTTGAATTCATTTGAGATGCGATTTAGCGGACGGGCGGCGACAATTCCGTTGCCGGGGGGAGTGGCGCTCTCACGGGCTGTGTTTGATGAACGGCTTGTGGAAGCGGCGGTGGACGCGGGGGCCTTCTTTTTGCCGGAAACCACAGCCACGTTGCAGAACTGCACAGAGCAGGATCAGACGCGACAGGTAAAGCTGGCACAACAGGGGCAACCCTCGGGGACTGTGACTGCGAAAATCGTTCTGGCAGCAGACGGGCTGGGGCATCCCAGTCTGCAGCATTGTGAGGCGTTTGAGAGTACCGTATCACAGAGTTCCCGGATGGGGGTGGGGGCATTACTGGCGAGTGACTATTTATCAGACTACCCGACGGGCGTGATTCATATGGCCATCCATAAATCCGGTTATGTGGGACTGGTGCGGGTTGAGGAGGACAGAGTGAACCTGGCGGCGGCGATCGACGGAGATTTTATTAAACAGAGCGGAAGTCCTGCGGCGGCGGTGCTGACGATTTTGAAGGCATCCGGTTTTCCGACCTTCTCTGAAATCACTGAAGGGAGTTTCAAAGGGACGATTCCCTTCACCCGCAAAACCATGCGGCCCGTGGGGAAGCGTGTGTTTGTGTTGGGGGATGCGGCCGGTTATCTGGAACCCTTTACGGGAGAAGGGATGGCGAATGCGATTGCGGATGCCGTTGCCGTTGCGGAGCTCGTTCCTCAAGGCCTCTCAGAGTGGGATCAGAGCCTTGAGCAGACCTGGTTGAAAAAACATCATGAGATAACAGACGGAAGATTAACCTGGTGCCGTTGGTTGGCGCCATTGTTGCGTCTGCCTGTTGCGGTGGGAATCGGGCTGCGTTTATTTCATTTGTTTCCGGCAGTGGCCCGGCCGATTGTCGCCCGTTTAAATCATTAAAGAACAGCGCCGTTTGAGCGAGAACCTATATGAGTTTTGAATTACTTGGAATTGGTACGACGACGCCTCAACATTCGATTGCGCAGGCAGAGGCAGCCGTGCATGCGGAAGCTTTGAGTTGCAGTGCTGTGTCAACGGACCAACAGCGGCGTTTGCTACCAATTTTATATCGTCGCGCGGGGGTGAAAACGCGGCACAGTGTCGTCCTGGAGAGCAGTACCAACGGGGAAATGGCGCGACAGACCTTTTATCCGCCTGCGACATCTGATGGGGACTTTGGTCCCACGACGTCGCACCGGATGGAAGCTTATGAAACGCATGCGTCCGCGCTGGCGATTTCCGCTGTCCGCCAGGCCTTGCAGGACGGGAATGTGAATGCCGATGAGATCACTCACTTAGTGACGGTGTCGTGCAGTGGGTTCAGCGCCCCCGGTTTTGATATTCTGTTGTTGAAGGAGCTCGGTTTCTCGGCGGATGTGTCACGCACTCACATCGGTTTTATGGGCTGTCACGGTGCGTTGAACGGGTTGCGGGTGGCGAAATCGTTTACAGACAGTAACCCTGAAGCACGCGTTGTGGTGTGTGCAGTAGAGCTGTGCAGCCTGCATCAGCAATATGGTTGGTGTCCGAATAAAATTGTGGCCAATGCGTTGTTTGCAGACGGGGCGGCTGCGGTGGTGGGAAAACAGGCGATTGATCCGGCGGAAGATAGCTGGACGCTGGTTTGCTCGGGTTCCACGGTGGTGCCTGATTCGGAAGAGATGATGAGCTGGCGGATTGGCAATCATGGATTTGAAATGACGCTTTCTCCCCAGATTCCGGATTTGATCAATGCAACATTGCGAAACTGGCTGGAGCAGTGGCTGGCACAACAGAATTTGACGATTGAAGAGATCGGCTGCTGGGCCATTCACCCGGGCGGTCCTCGCATTCTGAACGCGGTCGCGGAAGCGGCGGGATTTGATGAAGGTCTGTTGACGCCGTCGCGTGAAATTCTGGCACAATTCGGCAATATGTCATCACCGACGGTGTTGTTTATCCTGAAAAAACTGCAGGCAGAGAACGCGGCATTGCCGTGCGTGATGCTGGGCTTTGGTCCCGGACTGACGATTGAAGCAGCTCTGGTTCGTTAGTCGGAACTCGAACACGGTTATGCTGACGGTTCCGCTGCATCCCGTTCGCTTGCCAGGGTGAAGAATCGTCCGAGGGGGCTTAACAGGAGCGCCGGTAAGACGATCAAGTCTCCCAAAAGCGCCATGAACAGCAGGCCGAACATCATCCAGGCGAAGCGTGAGGTCGGAACAAAATTGCTGAAGGCAAAGACCAGTAAACCGAGGCCACAGATCAGTGAGGTCTGGATCATCGCTTTGCCGCAATGACGATAGGCATACAGCACGGAATCGATGGCACTATAACCTGCATCGAGTCGACGGCGAAAGAAGGTCAGATAATGCAGCGTATCATCGACGGCAATTCCGAGTGCCACACTGGCTGTCATCACCGAGCCAATATCGACGGAGACGGAGAGCCAGCCTAACAGACCGAAGATCATCAGAGGGGGGAAGACATTCGAGACCATCGAGACCAGGCCGGCGATGATGCCGCCCTGAACGATGGTCATGACGACGGCTATGATCACAAAAGCAAATAGAAAGCTTTTGAAGAGGTCAACCATTAATTGACGCTGGATTTCATGGACTAAAGGCATGATCCCGGTTCGCTGTGTTGAAATGCCGGGGGGAACGGTTTCGAACGAGCTTTGAATGGTCGTGTCTACTTTATCGCCGATCAAATCCAGATACGCATTGTAGTCGGCGTTGTTCAATGAACTGACATAGGTGGTGATGCGAAACTGACGCTGTCCCTCCCGTTCTTTCAGGTAGCCTGAGTCAATGAACTGTGATTTCATTCCCAGCAGGGCTTCGTTGGCGCGGTATTGGAATAACTCTCTTGAGAGATTGGCCGGGCGGGGGAACCGGGGCGCGAACGTCATCGTGGAAATCGTTCGGTTCAAGTTTTCCGTTTTTTTGAGTTCCCGTTCGATATTCCAGACCATCAGTAACTGCTCCCGAAACGAAAGTTGCGCTTCCGGCGTGCAGGTCAAAACGACTTCGATGGGAACGAGGGAACCCACATGGTCTTCCAGCCAGTGATAGTCGTTTAGGATTGTGCTCTGTTCGGGAAACAGCGTTTCGATGCGGACCGATGTATTGATTCTGGAAATGCCGAAACCGGCAGCTGCCATCGCTGCGAGTGAAACACAGGCGATGGGCAGATGTTGTTTGTTGAGTGCGGCTGTTAAATAAAACCAGACGTCATGTCGCGCGGATTGGGAACTCTCTGACTCTGTTGCTTTCGGGGGCTTTCGTTTGAGAGGCCAGACGGAAAACATGCCCGGGATGAGCGTCAACAGTAAGCCGGTGGTGATCAGGACGCCACAGGCGGCGTATCCTCCGAACAGACGGATTGGGGTTAAACCGCTGACTAAGAGTGAGGCGAGTCCGATGGCGGTCGTTCCGGCCGAGAGCAGGCAGGGCAACCAGCCGATTTGAAATGCGTAGGCCGCCGGTTGTTCGATGCTGGGATCTTTGACGGCGTCAAAATAATAGTTGACCAGGTGAATGCCCCCCGCCACCGCCAGCACCTGAATCAGGGGGGGCATGACAATCAGAAGGGCGGTAATGCTTTCGCCGCTATAATGAATGAGGGCGAGTGTGATTCCCTGGGCGAGTAACGAAAGTCCGAAAACCAGTAGAGCCGCCCGAAACGAACGCAGGCAGATCCAGCAGATGAAAAGCACAATCAACGTGGAAGGGAGTACAAACCGGTCGAGTGAATCTTTGCTGGCGAGATCGATCTCCAGACCATCAATGATCGGGCCTGCCAGATGAATTTGATCAGTGTCGAGTTGACAGTGCTGCTGTAATGCGTCGCGAATGGAAGCAACGAGTGCTTTCCGTTTCTGCAGGCCTTCCGGCGTAAAGCTGACGATGATGCAGGTGGTTTTGCCATTTGCGCCGATGAAGGTACCGCGCAGTCTGCTGTGAACTTCTTCCGTCGTCAGACCCATCTGAGGCGCATTGAGGGAACGATAGAGCTCGCGTCCCGAAATGACACGTTCGAAATACCATTGTTGCTGTGCATCCTGAAATTCGTCTGCGGTGCGCAGGACTTTGACGAAGCGGTCCAGGTCGGGGTTGTCAATTGTGCATCCGGGCCAACTGATGATAACTGTATCGCTGTTTCCAAACACCTGACAGAATTGATCATAGTC
This window of the Gimesia fumaroli genome carries:
- a CDS encoding PAS domain-containing hybrid sensor histidine kinase/response regulator: MVKGIKHISAHQAILENVVDAIITITSQGKIHAFNPAAERLFGYSTSEVLGKNINTLMPSPYREEHDGYLARYLTTGKAKIIGSGREVVGQHKDGTIFPIHLSVSQVFIEEDGQDEEILFTGIVRDLTSEVKQRQLNADYEGQIAAISKSQMVIEFALDGTILKANEKFLETMGYSLDELIGQHHRLFVDPEESASAEYALFWEKLKQGEYIAAELKRINKQGQEVWIQASYNPILDLNGKPFKVVKYSVDVSRQKLLNADYEGQIAAISKSQMVIEFALDGTILKANEKFLETMGYSLDELIGQHHSVFVDPRERESVNYATFWEQLKQGEYITAQLKRIDKHGHSVWIQASYNPILDLNGKPFKIVKYSVDVTQRVLIDQALEVAKQDLIHAKEAAELANQSKSEFLANMSHEIRTPMTAILGFTDVLLGSVVKPEDIDSVKTIKRNGESLIGLINDILDLSKIEAGKLDVEHINCSASQVVADVASLMRVRSTSKGLDLKVRFDGPIPETICSDPTRLRQVLINLVGNAIKFTETGAIEIVVRLLNGAEDEPQLQFDVIDSGIGIPKEKIEKLFSSFTQADGSTTRQFGGTGLGLTISKRLVELLGGTVSVSSQVGEGSTFSVTTATGPLDGIKMVQCSAESVLKEGDTQESAVVHSVSSLHGCRILFAEDGPDNQRLISFVLKKAGAEVTVVDNGQIAVDAARNALEDGHPFDVILMDMQMPVLDGYAATRRLRNMGYSRPIIALTAHAMSTDQQKCLDAGCDDYATKPINRKKLIRKIVSQVKQTQDLRPA
- a CDS encoding DUF1559 domain-containing protein, with translation MNTSLIHFRQQSSNHRPGFTILELLVVMAIVGLLVGLILPAVNSARESARKIQCVNHLHQIGTALHNYHDVYRRLPAGWRLDASRETAFGWAASLLPFLEQSNLASLIDFQSSVDAAGNAVSRTVTPAFYRCPSDVAEDLFTLFEEHEEGHETSGLQSHSRLIDLPSANYVGVYGTSDPDAIASQPGDGVFVANRFLRFTEFQNGLSNILMVGERTARKLPSTWLGIVMEGEDSKGRMVGFAYAGPNRRDADECEFDSRHPGCANFLWGDGHVKSISDSIDAATYRRFAKRH
- a CDS encoding methyltransferase domain-containing protein, yielding MNFQVRKREPELMDQPGLSEREHGSALNGLRRVNWWSRSSAILWPSIQKLSHTVEQRPLRILDIASGGGDVALNLAQRAQRAGIAVEVDGCDISPYAVKHASDLAARMQLEQVQFYERDILQEPVDRQYDVVMCSLFLHHLDEAQSVQLFNIMSKTTRHLVLVNDLRRSRVGYWLAWAGCRLLTRSPIVHTDGPLSVAGAFTMEEAADLARQGGLSGFQMSRHWPQRWLLEWSRT
- a CDS encoding NAD(P)/FAD-dependent oxidoreductase, yielding MTLSHAISMEEACSSDWDVVVIGAGPAGTVAARQLALQNWRVLLIERKAFPRYKVCGCCLNQRAISALLQIGLGNLLEETNAVPLNSFEMRFSGRAATIPLPGGVALSRAVFDERLVEAAVDAGAFFLPETTATLQNCTEQDQTRQVKLAQQGQPSGTVTAKIVLAADGLGHPSLQHCEAFESTVSQSSRMGVGALLASDYLSDYPTGVIHMAIHKSGYVGLVRVEEDRVNLAAAIDGDFIKQSGSPAAAVLTILKASGFPTFSEITEGSFKGTIPFTRKTMRPVGKRVFVLGDAAGYLEPFTGEGMANAIADAVAVAELVPQGLSEWDQSLEQTWLKKHHEITDGRLTWCRWLAPLLRLPVAVGIGLRLFHLFPAVARPIVARLNH
- a CDS encoding type III polyketide synthase translates to MSFELLGIGTTTPQHSIAQAEAAVHAEALSCSAVSTDQQRRLLPILYRRAGVKTRHSVVLESSTNGEMARQTFYPPATSDGDFGPTTSHRMEAYETHASALAISAVRQALQDGNVNADEITHLVTVSCSGFSAPGFDILLLKELGFSADVSRTHIGFMGCHGALNGLRVAKSFTDSNPEARVVVCAVELCSLHQQYGWCPNKIVANALFADGAAAVVGKQAIDPAEDSWTLVCSGSTVVPDSEEMMSWRIGNHGFEMTLSPQIPDLINATLRNWLEQWLAQQNLTIEEIGCWAIHPGGPRILNAVAEAAGFDEGLLTPSREILAQFGNMSSPTVLFILKKLQAENAALPCVMLGFGPGLTIEAALVR
- a CDS encoding efflux RND transporter permease subunit; the protein is MSIHRRRFWLLVSYLLLLLPLIGYGASQAMQTKVNSPIDWVTAAFPARNDYDQFCQVFGNSDTVIISWPGCTIDNPDLDRFVKVLRTADEFQDAQQQWYFERVISGRELYRSLNAPQMGLTTEEVHSRLRGTFIGANGKTTCIIVSFTPEGLQKRKALVASIRDALQQHCQLDTDQIHLAGPIIDGLEIDLASKDSLDRFVLPSTLIVLFICWICLRSFRAALLVFGLSLLAQGITLALIHYSGESITALLIVMPPLIQVLAVAGGIHLVNYYFDAVKDPSIEQPAAYAFQIGWLPCLLSAGTTAIGLASLLVSGLTPIRLFGGYAACGVLITTGLLLTLIPGMFSVWPLKRKPPKATESESSQSARHDVWFYLTAALNKQHLPIACVSLAAMAAAGFGISRINTSVRIETLFPEQSTILNDYHWLEDHVGSLVPIEVVLTCTPEAQLSFREQLLMVWNIERELKKTENLNRTISTMTFAPRFPRPANLSRELFQYRANEALLGMKSQFIDSGYLKEREGQRQFRITTYVSSLNNADYNAYLDLIGDKVDTTIQSSFETVPPGISTQRTGIMPLVHEIQRQLMVDLFKSFLFAFVIIAVVMTIVQGGIIAGLVSMVSNVFPPLMIFGLLGWLSVSVDIGSVMTASVALGIAVDDTLHYLTFFRRRLDAGYSAIDSVLYAYRHCGKAMIQTSLICGLGLLVFAFSNFVPTSRFAWMMFGLLFMALLGDLIVLPALLLSPLGRFFTLASERDAAEPSA